CCTCTTTTACACTCTACCTTGGAAACATCCACTGGCTTGGACAGGAAGTTTGAGGACATGTCGCAGACCAACACTGCTCCCTTCACATCAGGGATAAAGTCAAACTCCACTCCATGCACGGTCTCATTGGCGCAGTAATACACATAGGAGGCGTCCGGGCTGAGGTTCCAGGTGCTCGGATCTGGAATTTCTATCACAGGAGACAAGTTGGGGACTCCACACGtttcctcccctctttccttAGGGAGATAGGAGGCAACCAGGAATGACACCCCTCCCCTAGCAGGGGAAGACAGATCCCAGAGCATTCACAAGTGAAAGCACCCTATCCATCTTACATTACAATCACCACCAACATCCTAAAGAGATGACCCATCTCACCCCTTTGACTGTTACTGGGGGCAAATAATCTTCAAGAATGGCATGGGagtatttgggttttttccttgttgcCCAGTATCCATCCATCCTATGTCCACTGACAGTTTCCTGTGTGCGTCAGCCTCCGCGACTCTCAGCCCATGCAGTTCCAGTAGAACCGGTTCCACCCACAGCCCCAAAGGTACAATGCAACTCAGGCAAGGCCGCTTGACTGATACAGAATGGGACACAGGAGACATGAGACTGTTACTGGGAATGCATGAGCGAAGGCATTGAAACGTGAGACAATATAAGGTCAGGAGCAGCTGCAGCCATCTTCTAAAAAGGAGGGGGCAGCTTTCCTGACTGTGGAGGAGACACGGAAAGACACCAGAACTGGGAGACATTGTAGGCGGCCCTTGATCAAGCCATACCTAAAGCCAAACCAGCCCCAGGGCTTTGCAGCTAAGTCAGCAGCCTAGGCATACTCTTTCTGCAGCAGCCCGTTAGTAATCTTAACAGGAACAGACAGCCAATCTAAATGGTATCGGACTAACTACTGACAAGGGGATGAAAGAATGGCCCGGGGCAGGGGTGACCTGCTAGCTGAGGAGGGACCACCTGCCAGCCAGCATTTCACAGTCCAGCTCAGCTCCCAGCACTTACTTGTGTAACTCCCAAGTTTGGGGTGGACAATATTCACAGTCCCGAACTTCTTGGCTTCTTCCGCAGCCTTAGCTGACCAGGATCCCGTCACCACATAGTCGGCACACCTTCCTGCTTTCAGGCCAATCAGGTTTAAGGGGACAGCACTGAACTGGCCACACCCACCTCCTTGTACAAAAATCACCTTGTAGTTGTCTGGAATGGCTCTGGGCAGAAGCAGAGGTGACAGTAAACAGGGTCAAAAATTGAGAATGAGTGATGCCCTTCCAGCACTTTACCCTGGGGTGGGTACACTACAAGAACGATGGTCAAGCCCCATCTCTGCCTTCCCCAACCCAGTCATTTATCTACTCAATTCCTTGCACAGATATTTACTGGGCCCTGTGGTGGAAGCCTATGGTTACTTTTTGGACAGAGCTAGTAACACCCTGCTTGTTCTTTTAGGGAAGCATCGGCTGCCACTCTCAGTCCACCTGGTTCAAGGGTGGCCAATCCCAGCTCCAGGGGATGAGCACATGACCCAAGCTGGCCAGTGTGGTTTGGTTCTGAGACCTGGATCCAAACTTCTAGAAAAGAGGAGCTGTTTCTATTGAGGGAAATAAAGAACTTGTAGGGGCTAAACCTGCAACCACTGGTGGCCATCTGGTGAAGCCAACATATAAAAAAGCAGAGccaggagatggagaaaaagacCTTCCTGACATCATGTGAGCTCCTAAATCACTCCTGCACTTTTCTGTTATATGAGataatacattcctttttttttttttttttttttttgcgtaagCCAAGAGCTGggcttctgtcacttgcaactaaAAGTCCTAAAAGTATATATGTGCTGGTCCATGCTATGAACCAGGTGGACACTGGAGAAGGATCTTTGATAATCCTTTAGACCTAAGCCTGTATCACCTACCCAATATATATCAAGATTAACAGCAAAAATATTTGATTGCAACATGGAAAATTAAAATGGTGATTGGCATGGTTACAGGCAGTAGGGTAAGGCCAGGGAAACTGGACCCAAGCCTTTGAGCAATGTCAGAGCTTGGGAACAGGTTACACAGAAGGCAGAAGGCCAAGGGACAGAGCTCCAGCACAGAGGTGTAAGGAAAGCACCAAAGGGCAGGGCAATGTGAGAGGGTCTTGGTCTCGCCAACATGAGGGATGGCGTGCATATATCTGGTTGTGAACCGTGCCTGCCTGTATCCAGGGCTCAGGAGGCTAGCAAAGCACACAGACAGGTCTTAGGAGACTCTAACCATGTCAGCAGCTGGGAGGATGGCAGCCCAAGGCAGCGTTCCTGGTTTATGTTATTCAGATGCAGGGCAGTGAACAAGGCCAAGAACTGGATGGAAAGACACCAGACAGAGGTCTAGGTACAGGGGTACAAAGAAATTGGCCCATAAATCGAACCGGAAGTTCAAGCTGGAAAGGCTCACAAGCATGTGGGTCAAATGCCATATCTCTTGGGCCAACATTCCAAGTACCCACCCCATGAAGGATGCGATTGTTCTGTGAACATGACAGGGACCCAGCAGGCATCCCTGGCATGCTAAGCCAAGCAGATGATTACTGGCTCCAAACACAGACATTAGCACGGGTTTCGAGGGCTCCTCACAAAAATGTCACCAAGCCCGCCCCATCTGAAGCATTTTATCAATGCAATTTAAAGGGAAAGTTATTAAATAATTAGTATAATTCCAATTTTGTTAATGAAATAATGCAAGGATGGACCCTAAAACGTTAACAGTGATTACCCCTGACTGGTGGGGTTATGGATAATTATGGTTGATTTTGTGAGTTTGCTTTTTCCCTAAACTTTCCACCATGAACATGCACTAGTTTtgtgagcagaaaaaaaaaaacagaatgttttgttttcaagatGACCGTATTCATATTtctatgtgaatatatttatataatatagaaaACCTCTCCTTTAAGCAGCAATCTGTTTAAGAACACAGTTTCCTCTGGGTAAGAAGAGCAGTGCAGATAACTAGGAAAGTTCATTTGAGAAGCAGTTCCCAGAGTTCAGAACCCTTAAAATTGCCCAAAGAGCCTGTTAGAAATGAAGTTTGTAGAAAGGCTCTGATTCAACAGGTCTGGATGGGGCCcagcactttaattttttaatacttccCCCACGAGTTGATTCTGACAGGTTGTATGAGGCAATACTTTAAGAGCCAGTGAACTAAGTTATAGTTAATTATGCTGACAAAGATGAccacttcttgggcttccctggtggcgcagtggttgagagtccgcctgccgattcaggggacgcgggttcgtgccccggtccgggaggatcccacatgccgcggagcggctgggcccgtgagccatggccgctgagcctgcgcgtccggagcctgtgctccgcaacgggagaggccacaacagtgagaggccggcgtacggcaatacggcaaaaaaaaaaaaaaaaaaaaaaagatgaccacTTCTTTGTCGTTTAAATCCCTTTTAAGCCTGTTTAACTTCCACAGtgctaaaaaaaatctttcccagataaaatgatttcaaatctttggaaaaaccacataaaataaaaatacaaacgcaGGATGAGgaacaaataaaaagcattataTATACTGATCTAGTGAATTTGGAAGAATCTTAACAAGATTATTTGTAAGAATGGAATATTCTGAACACACAGCAGAGTCTAGAAAATAATGCAACAGACACCCACGTATATGGATTACCAAACAAGAGTAACacaattttgtctttaaaattttaaacttacaaTAATTCCCGCATAAGGTTCTCTGTGTTGTTAATAATCTTAGAGAAATCTGATGACCTGTGGCTCATTtctgtggaaagaaaaacaagaaaaaaaattccagttcaAAACCAAAGCAACAAAAGTTAACTGTAGCTGTAACTACAAAATTTGCAAATCAAATAACAAAAGGAAGTGTCAGttattttccattcaaattgtggGCCACACTTACTTTAAGGGAAAATCCAAATTGATTTTCAAACTGCAAACATTTTAACCTTATTGTCACAGCACAATGATTTTTCAAAAGCGGCAATATTCACTGAGCGAGCCATGTACTAATTTATCCTTTGGTCTCTGATCACTAACATCTTTCTCACAAACAGGAATTGTATGCAAATAAATGCTGCCCTTAGGACATCAGCACAAAATTCCACACTGTGCTCTCACTTCACAGAAATCTAGGTGCATGTGCCAGACCCACAGGAACAAAATTTAACAGCAATGAGCACACAGTTAAACCTACAGTCTCTTAATAGTCTGTAGCCTTTggaaatatcaaaaaagaaaaagaaaattaaattaaaaaaaaagtaaattttagaacTCAAAGAAACTTCATGAAATTATTAACAGGCAAGATCTTCAAAAAAAGGCTTGTGTACTTTTCAACATTAATGAGTTCATGTTTAAGAACagcaaaaactgtaaaatgaaTGTGAAGCAATTTTACAAATGTTTGGGCACTGTTAATGGATCACTGTTAAAGGATCTTTTGATCTCAGATCCTATGCATAGCAAAAACCAATGATGCGACAGTAACTGAGACATATAAacccctcaccagcatttatgtTGCTTTCAAAATTGCTTTGATCAAACATGCTAtggaagttattaaaatttaaaaatatatctacaaaGGCCTACAGGAAGACCCAGTAGAAATTCTAGGCTTGATGATGCATTTTAATTGGTTCCCTTTGAATCCAGGACATTCACAGAATCCAAAAGTAAATCTTACCAAGAACACTAATCCCAACTCCTTTGTAATCTAATAATTCTTTTTGTATCTCTGAcaatacctaggaaaaaaataaaagaaaatttaagatgaTTTCAATATGCTGTGCACAACTCTGGACATACAAACTGCAATGGGGGAGGGACAGGGGAGAGGATCCACCCACCAGGCCTGTGAAGAAGCTTATGTCCCTGCCCACAGCCAATCCACTTCCTCCCCCTATCCCCACAGAGCCCCGATGATGCAACTTATACTCAAGTTGAGAGTGAAATTATGCAACGTGACTGATGCTAAGACAGTTTTTCCAAAGGTATGAATTTATTTAGAGATAAAAACTCACTTGGACTTAAAAAAAGATCAAGTATAGAAGTTTTCTGATAACAATTCTTTACCTGTCAACTTCAGACCTTTGGGAAAAGTCTAATTCCCTAGAAAAATGTCCCTTCCACAATTGCATTTGCACTCTGACAGCAAAGGCACAAAAAGCATAAAGTTCTGGGggacaacaaaaaaatcaattaggCCCAAGTTAAACTGATAACtcaattttccatctttttggtCTGCTGGGATGGGTGGGATGGGCAGGAATTAGGAAGCACCTGCTGTGAATTAAGGTTCATCAGGGGTACTGATGTACTGCACTCTCCCCTCAACAACAGCCCTGAAGGTGATATTCTCATCCCCAATTTGCAGGTGAAGAATCTCAGCTGTGGCTCCAGAGGTGCTTAGCTGTATGCCCTAATCCAGCCCCTTGACCCATCTTGTAAGATCACTGCAATCCCATAACCACAGTCTGCCTTACAAGGACAACTGGACAGGTGGGACCCATCTTACGGCCAATCTTCCCGTGCCAGGAAACGGGTGGGGGGCAAGGCTCattccctacccccacccccaaacacataGCTCACTTTCTAGGGAGGTGCCTCATTGTTTTTTTCCCAAAGGcaattaaatgtaaattactacacactgaaagaaaaacaccTATTTCCTATATGTATCTACATagatttatgtgtatatatacatatatgtatatatatatacatatatatgtatatatatacacacacacacacacttcagtaAGAAGAATAGAAAGCCCTTATCAGAGATGCATGCTGCATTGTTTACGAGTGAAATGACACGATATCTGTGATCGGCTTTAAAATTATCCAGGGgcagaaggggagaaagagggtATGGGGCAGGGAGCGCTGAAACAAGATTGGCAAAATGTCCTTAGTTGTTAAATTTTGGATGGGTGCGTGAATTTAGTTATATTATTCCCTCTCTACCTTTGTGTATGACCAATCTGCCAtaaagtaaaaagagagaaagaaatgctcTAAAAATGTACACAAAATAGGTGAGATAAACCCTCTGTAGAAGCATCCTGCCATCAAAGGAGGTTCCCTTAAAAGATACAGGCTAAAGACCTCATAAAAcataatccagggcttccctggtggcgcagtggttaagaatccgcctgtcaatgcaggggacacgggttcgagccctggtctgggaagattcccacatgccgcggagcaactaagcccgtgcgccacaactactgagcctgcgctcttagagcctgcgagccacacgtacagagcctgcatgccacaactactgaagaccgcgcacctggagcctgtgctccgcaacaagagaagccactgcaatgagaagtccacacaccacaacgaagagcagcccctgctcactgaaactagagaaaagcctgcatgcagaaacgaacacccaatgcagtgaaaaattaaaattaaaaaaaaaaacccataatctAAACTGGATTGCAACTTGTCTGAAAaaacaccattttaaaaataaagagtgagACAAAAAAAAGAGGTTCAAGAATTTgtcatcggggcttccctggtggcacagtggttaagaatctgcctgccaatgcagggtacacgggtttgagccctggtccgggaagatcccacatgccgcggagcaactaagcccgtgtgccacaactactgagcctgcgctctagagcccgtgagccacaactactgaagcccacgtgccacaactactgaagcgcacgtgcctagatcccgtgctccgcaacaagagaagccaccgcaatgagaagcccgcacaccacaaggaagagtagcccccgctcgcagcaactagagaatgcccgcgtgcagcaacgaagatgcaacgcagccaaaaataaataaataaaattaaaaaaaaaaagattttgtcaTCGCTTTTGTTGGACACATTAGCAATGGCTGATCAAACAAACTTTTAGCAAATCCTTGTCTTTAGTAAATACAAACTTCTGTCTCTGATAGAATCATCCTTGAACTTCTGTTCAGACTGTATTTCTCTCATAGATAGTATTCCTTGAAAAGACATCTATAAAAGTTTATAACCAAAATcattataaaaagttttaaaatcttctaCCCAAAAAGCATACCCCTCTAATCCagtggagtttatttttttcaagctgCAGAATGCAACCACTTTTGTGGATcataactaattttttaatgaactaGAATAGACCAGAGCAGAATAGAATACAAAATTGTGCATGTTGTAGTCATTAGGCTAAATATTTCATAAgccttttgttttaattatgtgCAGGTACTTGGTCattttgtgaaatatatttttcattgtggttACAGTCAAAAAAAGTTTGCAAATCTTCTCTAATccttatacttcaattaaatcgAGAAGACACATAAATAGCAAcatctgccccccccccccccagcttgGAGAGCACCCAGGAGGGCATAAATCCtcccaggaaaataaataataaataattgtacTACTGATAACAACTGCCTTTATAATAAATGCAGAACAAATTACACAGGAAACAAATGCGCAGAAGACTCCAaaacacagagagggaaaaaacGGTGAGGGTAGAGGAGACGTTTGCACAGCTCTGGCAGGGAATCTCACCTAAAACAGACCGCAATAACTAAGAAAAAACGAAGCCCTATACTCTCAGCTCCTACTAGCGCTGCCCCCAGAAAAGCAAAATGTCCTTTCCCTTATACAATTGTAAGATTCTCTGCTCTTATCACAACACAGAGAAGTCTCTGTCCCAAGGAGATTCTACTCAGTTCAACAGCAGATAATTGTAAAACACTTGGCTATGCACCATGTTGCTACAACATATCATCAGAGTCATCCTggttagaaacataaaaatacaacagCAGCGGCAGGGGTCAGTGCATCCAAGGCGCAGTAGAGACTTGGCCCCCTTCACAGCTtgggcagtgggaggggagaATGGATGTGGAGGGAGTGGGTTTTGGAGGTTAGGGGAGGAGCCGGAAGccggctgggggctgggaaggcAGGGAGTAAGTTCCACTTGCACTTGAAAGGTCTGGTAATGGCCCAGGGGAGAATTTAGTCATTCATTTGCTCCAGAACAAAGTGAACCGAACTGGGCTAGCAGCCCAAGGCCTACCAGAATTTGAATATTAGAATGCCTTTAGGGGACACGccagttgggaaaaaaaaaaaaaaatctacgcgtgaaacagaggagagaaaaaaggctTTGGGGACGGGTGGGGTATCTGAGAGATAAAGAGGGAAAGCCTGGGCTGGACTGAAggcttttaaatttacatttctgaaaaGCAATGTTTCCAAGTGCTGGCTAAAGGCAACACTGCTTCCGAGGGGGTCGTGCGCGGGCCTCCAGTTTGCAGTTCCCTCCAGTTAACGCAATCCTCATTCACCATTCATTCACAGTGTCCATTCACGCATCCACTCAACACTGCCTGGTTCGCAGCATTGCGGGGCGAGGCGAACGCAGAGTTGGGAGCTTTTTCTTTTCCGTCGCGCCCCCGGCCCGGCCGGATTGAAGGCACAGCGCCGGAGTTTGCAGGTGCGCAGCGCAGCGAGCCAGCACTCCCGGGCGGGCAGGGTTCTGCATGCGGCGCACCCGTAGCCGGCGCCAGCGACAGCTGCACAAGCAAGCCTCGCCGAGTTCCTCCCCCAATGTATCCTTCTAGAGGCCCACCCACGATAGATCCTACACTGGGAGTGCACGCCAGTGCAGAGCGTTCGGGGAACTCCGGGCAGGAAGTGGGGATCCGGGAGCCCCGTGCAGGGATGCACAGCCACCCACGCGCCTGCTCCCGCCCGGACCGCACTGCCGGCGCGCGCTAGAGGGGACTTACCGAGCGCGGCAGTTTGGCGGGCCCGGGCCCGAAGTTGACCACCTGCATCAGGGAGTCCATGGTGCAGAAGCGGGAACTGGGAGTCGACTGGAAAGGACCGATCGCGTGGGCAGCGCAAGCCTGCAGCCGGCGCCGACTCTGTGCTCTCTTCCAGCGCCGAGCCGGCGCCCCCATTGGCCCGCGCTGTCGCTGGCCCTGCGCTGATTGGTTCGTGCAACGGGGCTCGCATCCCCATTGGTCGTGCTCCCCCGTCGAGATCGAGAGCAGTTGCTCCTCCTCGCGTTTACTGTTTCAACCCCTTTTTTGATCAATGCAAGGCGCGCGGGAGATTGCACCATCCAGGCGGCTCGGCTGCGCGCCCGCCGGAGAACCTTGGGCGGCGAGAGGAGGCTACCCCTGCCAACTTGCGTTGGTACTTCTGCACGCTTGATGAGGCGCTTTCCAGTCCTCCAACGCGGACCCTAGCCCCTCTCTCTGGGCTGCACTGGGAGATGGCGGAGTAAatcaccccctcacccccatccaACCACATCTTCACCAGACCCTAGACTGGGCTCTGCTGCATTTGTTTGAACCAGCGGTCATTAATTCACTAAACTTTCCTAAGCACCCCCATGGGCGCCAGATACTCCAGGGGGGAGGAAGGGCCGCCAAGGATGGAATTGCAGGGTGAACTATGGgccaggggtgggtgggtgagggatGAGGTTCTCTGCAAAACACCAAGGGGCCAAGGGTTAAAGCAGGATTAAAGGATGGAGGTGGCCAAGGACACTGAGAGAAGCCTTGGCCTGGGAAGCCTGGATGCTTCCCAGGCAAGTCCTTTTAAGCTGCTGATTCTCCATTTCCCCTCGGGAAAAGAGCGAGCTGGAACCTGGCAATACCTCTCAGGTTGTGTAGGCGCTGACAAGCTGTGAGTTTAGAAACGTGAGCAGATATTAACAAGAACGCGATATCCCTGAGGAGCCTCAGCCCAAGCCAGGGCAGAGGCCCAGAGCCAGGCCGGGCGCGGAGCCAGCGCGGCTCAAAGTCTTCCACAGAAGTGTTCTTCTCAGAAGAACTCCAGTGGAGATCCACATGGGGTTCTGAAACAGGAAGGTCCCCTTCCTGCAAGAAAAAAGTTCCTTTGAAGTCtggaatttcatcttttttttgaaatgtgaattttGCCTTTTACTCCTTAATTTAACccagtttcttataaaaatattttcccaaatctTTGAGCAAAAGTGATGCGCCAGGAATACACACAGTGCCTGCCCTGGGGCTTTCCATCACACCAGCCAGCGTCAACCACCTCAGTGAAAAGATCTGTAAACTGACAGGGCTaggacttttgtttgcttttttgtggtatgtgggaggGATGGGGCTGGGATAGGAGGTACTGCTTTAGGTTTGGGAGGTGGAGGGCAAAGTTTCTAGAAAAAGCTGAAATGAACAAGGTAACCGCCTTCCTCAGCACCTTCATTTAGAAAATTGCAAAACTGAGTAGAGGGTATGAATGTCAGTCCATAAACTCAGGTGTGCAAGAATTGTCGCATATCCATTATTGTATATGACTTAGCAGCTAATCTACCAGGGGAGTGGGGGAGTTagccttcctccttcctggagTCCTTAATCCCAGGGATTTACACAGTCTTGTGGTATGGAATAGGGAGGGAAGCACTCATCCATTTGGTCCTCCTTCCCCAGAAAATGTAGCTGAGTTTTCTCCACTGTTGAAGTCTATATGCTGCTTCAGTAAATTAGCTCTCTACCACTTTTATGACCCACTGAGGAACACAGGAAATTTGGGTGGGGTCAGGGTGGCTATCATCCCATCTGCCAAGACATGCCATGCAGTCATTCCTCTGAGGGCCTTGCAGTTTCCTAGATGATGTTACAGGGAAGTAAGGCACACAGACCCTCTGCCCAGGGACATGCtgacctctgtctctctctctcttccaactGAAGGAAATCTCTTTTGCATTCTAAGAAGAATCCATCTCTTTGTATGTTTCTTCCTCACATTCTATCCACAGACACCTTAAGCCGGGGACTCTTAGGGATAGAAAGACGGTGGTTAAGATTGTGGTGAACTGAAACGCACATGCCCATTTGTGGCAGAGCTGCACCAGCCCACCATACATTTATGCCTCCCCTTCCATGGAATAGACTCTCTGTCAGGCTCCACATTTCACAGCTCCCCTTGCATCAAGGCAGGTCATGTGACTGGAACCCACCAATGGAATGAAACAGAGGATGTCACTTTCAGACCAAGGTGGCTGAGAATAGTGCGCTTCTCCACTGCCTTTTTCCCATTCCACAGGCTGAAATCAAAGAATCCAAGGCCCTTGGGGACGGTGGAGACACAGAAAGGAAGGAGCCCCAGTCTCTGAGTTACCTGCTCCGGGCTCGTTGTACCTGAGTGAGAAATCAACTTCTCCTGGGTTATGCCACTGAAATCTGAAGGGCTATGTTATCCTAACTAATACGCCATTCTAAATGCAACAGGTGCAGCTCAGATCCAGCTGGTTGTTGCCAGGTGAAGCAACCAAGGTTGCTCAAGCTATCTTCCCATATTTAAAGAGAAACCAGAAAcccagatttttatgtgaaatttcacAACTTTTAAATATCTACAGATTTCAGACAACACTGTACAGATCAATATTGTGAGAGGTCAGACCTAGCTTCCCTGCAGGCCTGATTCAGCCTGCTGACCACCAGCTCTCCTTCTAAGGACTGCTTTATAGTATTCTGCCATGTATTTCCCCTTATTCAACACGGAACACCCTCCTCGCCCTGCCTGAATAAGGGAACAGGAAAAGGGAAGACACTGTGGaaaatataatcttaaaatattatcCTGTCACCCTTGCCTATTTTGCAGTGCAGGTGTATAAAGATAACTCAGGGAACCCCTGCATTTCACATGGGCCCCTCCTCTCCTAGTAGATTCTCCTGAAAtgcaatattttgtaaatatcagTCTTCACAGGGattatttattgagcccttactatgtGTGAAAGGTGGACTTCGCTGCCATTTCCAGTCAGATTGGTGTCCTGTTTAGAGGGGagtaggaagagaagagaaggcaactctgaggaaggaagaaaccTATTTGAAATGAGGTGAGGTTATTTCTGCTGCCCTTTTGGTAGCTGGAGATGAAGATCCTTTTTCCTTATCATTATTTCCAGAGAAAATGGGGAATGGGGCGAAGGAGTCATCACAGTTTATGtagcaaaagaaattaaaagtcacTCTTCATTCTGACCCCAACTGATAGGAAAATATATCTATCCTACTCACTGTATTACCTCAGTTTATTTCCTCACCCTACTTtcttattgtgataaaatatacataacataatatataccatttaaaccatttttaaatgtacagctcagtggcattcgtacattcacagggttgtgcaaccatcatcaccatccatctccagaactttttcaccttcccaaactgaaactctgtctgtacccattaaacaatgtccccattccccctctcccagcccctgcaaACCACCAttcaactttctgtctctgaatttgactgctctaagTGAAATGGaacaggaccctatggggccttcctggggacagacccctgtgtcccctgcctcttgtttgtagaaaagctttaggcACCTAGgccttccccgagttccaaaggGCAATTTTAatatcagagaagtgagaaaatgcagaaacaaaagaaagcagtCAAGCAAGACCAAATAGTTtatccataaaacaaagtcaaggacctttagcccctcctcaagggctgtagataatatcCTGTCATATCCTTGAATTGTTTTGCAGGTGCTAaagcccccaccaggtgggagaagttaactgcatgctgcccaccaGCACATAGagcccagactggttggaaccacaAGGTTGATGATTGACATTCccgaaacatcaccctgttaccccCCACCGCCCCATCAGTCAAGCAAGCTGATCGCCTATAACCCTCAGCCCtgatgttgcctttaaaaacccttccctgaaagccatctgggagttcaggtcttttgaacATTAGCTGCCTATTCTCCTTGCTTGACACTTTGCAATTAATGctatactttccttcaccacagatGGGTGTCAGTAAACTAGCTTTGCTGAGTGTCAGGCGATTGAACCCAAATTTGGTTTGGTGATAAAAGTATCTCCTATAAGTGGAacatacagaatttgtcttttgTGACCAGCTTAtatcacttagcacaatgccttcaagactcacacattttttttttgcgatacgcaggcctctcactgttgtggcctctcccgttgcggagcacaggctccggacacgcaggctcagcggccatggctcacgggcctagccgctccgcggcatgtgggatcttcctggaccgtggcacaaacccatgtcccctgcatcggcaggcggactctcaaccactgcgccaccagggaagcccacaccttttgcttttttaaaaaaaatttatttaatagactattttttagagcagttttaggtttgcagcaaaattgagaggaaggtacagagatttccctctacctcccacctctccctacacacacacaacctccccCATAATCAAT
The Phocoena sinus isolate mPhoSin1 chromosome 6, mPhoSin1.pri, whole genome shotgun sequence DNA segment above includes these coding regions:
- the PSAT1 gene encoding phosphoserine aminotransferase isoform X1, which produces MDSLMQVVNFGPGPAKLPRSVLSEIQKELLDYKGVGISVLEMSHRSSDFSKIINNTENLMRELLAIPDNYKVIFVQGGGCGQFSAVPLNLIGLKAGRCADYVVTGSWSAKAAEEAKKFGTVNIVHPKLGSYTKIPDPSTWNLSPDASYVYYCANETVHGVEFDFIPDVKGAVLVCDMSSNFLSKPVDVSKFGAIFAGAQKNVGSAGVTVVIVRDDLLGFALRECPSVLDYKVQAGNNSLYNTPPCFSIYVMGLVLEWIKNNGGAAAMEKLSSIKSQMIYDIVDNSQGFYVCPVEPQNRSRMNIPFRIGNIKGDEALEKRFLDKALELNMISLKGHRSVGGIRASLYNAVTIEDVQKLAAFMKNFLEMHQL
- the PSAT1 gene encoding phosphoserine aminotransferase isoform X2, with translation MDSLMQVVNFGPGPAKLPRSVLSEIQKELLDYKGVGISVLEMSHRSSDFSKIINNTENLMRELLAIPDNYKVIFVQGGGCGQFSAVPLNLIGLKAGRCADYVVTGSWSAKAAEEAKKFGTVNIVHPKLGSYTKIPDPSTWNLSPDASYVYYCANETVHGVEFDFIPDVKGAVLVCDMSSNFLSKPVDVSKFGAIFAGAQKNVGSAGVTVVIVRDDLLGFALRECPSVLDYKVQAGNNSLYNTPPCFRCPVEPQNRSRMNIPFRIGNIKGDEALEKRFLDKALELNMISLKGHRSVGGIRASLYNAVTIEDVQKLAAFMKNFLEMHQL